Genomic DNA from Nitratidesulfovibrio vulgaris str. Hildenborough:
GGCGGCGGCGTTGGGGGTGGATGTCCACGGCGTGGTCGCGTTGGTCGAGCGCAAGCCGAGGTCGAGTTCCATGAGGAAGTTCTGTGCCGTGGGAGAACCTACCACGCTCGAGTCGGTAAGGCCCGAGAAGTTCGCCACCATCATGGGAAGTCCGTTGGAGGACATCTGCGTAGGCTGCCAGTTGACGAGGTCGGCAGGCGTGGTGACAGGCGGGCCGGGGTTGGGCGTAGGTTCGTTCCACGGGGGGGTGGTGTCCGTGTACTGACCGAAGGGGGTGAAGGCGGTCTGGTCGACAAGCTGCCCCGTTGTGTCGAACGTGAGTGTACCCGTCATTAGCAGGCCCGCCGCCCGAGTGGTGTTCATGGCCGTACCGGCGATGACGCGCTTGTCCTCGGCCGGGTCCATGGTGACGATGTATTCCCATTGTTTGCGACCATTGGGTTCGTTGGTCACGCTATCGGGGTCGACCTGGTCGAAGTAGACGGTGAGGGTGTGGGCGGTACCGGCTTCGTCATAGACCTTGATGGTGGACTGATAGGCGAACGCCGACTGGGCGAGGGCAGGCTGTGTGCCCGTGAGGGGGTTCTGGCCGTTCCATGTCTCGAAGAGCGAGAAATACGGGTTCGTGGTGCTGCTGCTCTTGTCGTTACCCGGATTGGAGTCGAGGTTGACATTGAGCGTGATGTTCTGGGTGTGCTGCGGTTCGGCGGTGAAACCGTCGAGCTTGATGTCCACAGGCACACCGGAACCCTTGATTTTGGACGTGGTGCTGGTGGCGGTGACAGCGGACGAGGTGAGCGAATTCTGGCTGCGCTCGATGGCCCACCCCTGCAGGACGTAGCCATGCGGGTCTACGAGGTAGCCGTCGGCATCGAACCTGAAGTTGCCCGCGCGGGTGTAGTAGGTGTCTTCCGTTCCCTTGGGCTTCACCGAGAAGAAGCCCCGTCCCTGAATGGCAAGGTCGGTGGATTCGTTGGTGGTCTGGAAGGCCCCCTGGCTGTAGTCCCCGAAGATGGCACCGATGCTCACGCCGCGACCGACCTGCGTCACGCCCGCTGCGCTGTAGGTGTCCTGATTGAGGAAGTCTTCGAAGTCCATACGGCTGCCTTTGAAGCCGACGGTGTTGACGTTGGCGATGTTGTTGCCGAGGACGTTCATCCTCTCGCCGTGGGCGAGCAGTCCTGAAACGCCCGTCCACATGCTTGCGGTAAGGCTCATGTCTTACCTCCTTCGAGGGGTTCGCCCGCATGGGCGTTTTCTTTGATATCGATCTGCCTATGTTCCGCTGCCGGAATCCGAGCCGCTGCCGGAGTCGCTTCCGGAGCCAGAGTCCGAACCGGAACCGGAATCCGAGCCGCCTCCGGAGCCAGAGTCCGAACCGGACCCGCTCCCTGTCGAGGGGGCGACCACCACCGAGACGTTCATGAACTGGACGGAGCGTCCGTCCTGCATCCGCAGGTACTGGGTTCCGTTGATGGTCTCCACGCCGATGACGTGGCCGCTGACTTCGGTGCTCACAAGGACGGCCTTGCCCTTGTCGTTTTCCGCAGCCATGGCCACCTTGTAGAGGCCATCGGCCATGGCGTTGCCCTGATAGTCCTTGCCGTCCCAGACGTACTCGTAGTCTCCGGCCTGCTTCGCACTGATGAATTCCGAGCGCACAAGCTCGTTGCTCGCGTTGAAGATGTTGATGACCCCCTGCGTGATCGGCTCGTCGATGGAGAAGTAGAGCTTGCTCACTCCGTCCTTGATCTTGCTGATCTGGTCGCCGGAGGCGAGGACATCCTTGCCGATGTAGCTCACGGCGTTCATCATCTGCTGCTGCTTGAAGGCTTCGTTCATCGAGGTGACGCCAGTGTTGATGCCCATGAGTTGCTCAAGGCTGGTGAACTGGGCCAACTGCGCCACGAACTCCTTGTCGTCCATGGGGTTCAGGGGGTCCTGATGCTTGAGCTGCGTCACGAGCAGTTGAAGAAAGGCGTCCTTGCCGAGGTCGGCGTTGCCGCTCTTCTTCACGGCGGACTGGAATTCGTTCTCCGCCTGACCGAGTATGTTGTTGACGCTGGTACCCATGGTGCCGTTCCTTTACGCGATGATGTGGAGTCCTGCGGCAGAATCTGCCGTACGTCCCGTAAATTGCATTTCCCGCGCCATAACCCCCTCGCCGCCGCCAAGCTTTGCCATGCGGCGCATGCGTTCGATGGTCTCTGAGCGTTCCTGCTGCTCACGGTTCTGGTTGTGCTGATCAAGACCCTGCCATGTGCTTCCGTTCTGGTTGTTGGAAAGCTGGGTCTGCACTTCCAGCCGTTCGACCTTGACCCCCTGCTGTTCAAGCTGCTGCCGCAGCTGGTGCAGATGGTCGTTGACGAGTTGGGCGGTCTCGGTGCGTTCGGGGCGGATGACGGCGCTCACCTCGCCATTGCGGACGGTGAGCACAACGCTGAGGGCACCGAGCTCCGCCGGGTCGAGGCGGAGTTCCATGCGGCGCGTGCCGTCCTGCAGGCTGGAAAGAAAGCCCTTTTCGATTTGCGAAAGCACCTGCTGCGGTGCGGCGGGAAGTCCTGCGGCTTCGCTCTTTGCCGCCTGGGTCGCGGTGTTCTGCTGCATGTTGCCATCGACCACGTGGATACGGCGCAGCATGGTGTCCCACGCGTCGCCCTGTGACGAGCGTGACGTCTTGTCCGCATCACGGTTGCTGCTACGGGAAAGGAGCTCTTCGAGGTAGGTCTTGCCGTGTGCTCCCTTGTCCTTCTTGCCGGAGAGTCCGTCCTGCGGTTCCTCGGGGTTGTCCTGCGGGCCGGGGACTCCGCCGGTCTTGCGCTGGAAGGTGTCGTGCATGAGGGCTTCGCTGTGATCGGCATTGCGCGACCCCAGGCGGTTGGCACTGTCGGCACTCTCCTGTCTTGCGCGAAGGCGTTGCAGGATGGGGTTGAGCGACTCGCCGAGAGCGGCTTCGAGCTTCTTGTCCTGCTGCTCGCGCCGCGTCAGTTCCTGTTCGACGCCAGCGAACAGTTGTTGCAAGCCGTTGGCATCGAGACTGGCTCCCGTCGCGCCGCCAAAGCTCTTGCGCAGGGCGTCCAGGGTATTGCCGGAAACGCCCAGCGCGCGGGCGAGGGCGTCAGCTTCGCTCGCTTCGAGCGTGATGCCGTCGCCACCGGCTGCACGCATCTTGCGGCGCAGTGCGTTCCAGACGTTGACGCTGTTCCCTGCTTCGAGTTCGCTGATGAGCGTTTCGGATTGCTTGTCGTCAAGGCCCAGCTTCTGGAACAGAGACTGAAGCTGCAGCTTGTCGGCATTGCCGATGGCTCCTCCATCTGAAGTTCCACGAAGGGCATTGAGCACCTTGCCGAGGGTCATGCGCTCACCGGAAGACGCAAGGCGGGTGAGTTCGTCCAGTCGTTCCTGTCTCACGCCGCGGCGGGCAAGTTCTTCCCGCAGGGCAGCGACGTCTTCGATGGTCATCTCGGCTGAAGCGGTGACGTTGCCGACCGACATACTGTCGTGCGCGTCTTGCGTCGAGGAGTTGCGGCTTGATGCGGGGCGAACGCTGTCGGTCTGGACGGTGTTCACCATGTCCCTCATCACCCCGGAGAACATGTCTTCACGGGCACGCTCGTTCTGCGGGCTTGAGCCGAGAAGCGCGTCGGCATCAGGGCGGGACTCGAATGGAAGAATTTTCATGGAGCAACTCCTTGGCCGGGTTGAATACAAGGAGTGTTCCAATGTGGTATCATGCTGAATTGATTGATACCATGTGGCCGTTATGGATGGCGGGGGGCAAGTGTTGCCCGGCAGGAGGCAATGAGGAGGGGGAAGAGGTGGGCTAGCTGCGCAGATGCGATGCGAGGTCAGCCAGCATGTCGAGCGCTATGGCCCATGCCTCGGGGCTGAAGTCGTTGTTCTGAAGGTAGAGATGCAGAAAGCCGGTCAACGGTCGCAACATGGGTGGGGCGCTTTCCCAGAATGTCGCCTCCAGCGCACCACCCGTGCGCAGGCGACGGGAGAATGTGCTGCCCAGCCGCGCCACTGCGGAGGCGAACGCCGTAGCCAGTTGCGGGCTGTGCAGGACGAGTTCCTGCCATGCGAGGGTGGCGTGTGCCGGGTCGATGCGTCGTGGCCTTGAGTGGAACCAGTGGTGCCAGAAGGTCGAGACAAGGTCTCGGGATGTGAGGGGGTACTCGTGCAGGGGCGTCAGGTCGAAAAGCCCGGAATCGTCACGGCTGGTGCGGGAAAGATGCAGTCCGGGAAGCCGGGGAAGTGCGCTTTGGGATTCGCTGCCCCCGCATAGTGCGCGGACGAGCGCGGCGATGCGGGGCGGGTCGAATCGTGCATGGCAGAGATGCTCGCCTCTGGTGCATTGCCAGCAGCCCCGGCAACTGGTGGTGCTGCGCAGCACAAGGTGCCCCGGAGGGGCGGGGGCCGTCTCCCATCCGTTCACGGGGCCGAGAGACAGGTTGAGCGTAGGTGTGCCCGCCCATGCGGCAAGGTGCATGGGGCCAGTGTCGGGGGTCACGACAAGATCGAGTGTCTGAAAGAAGGCGGCGAGTTCGATGAGTGAAAAGCGCCCGCACAGGTCGCTGCCGCTCAAACCGGCAAGGGCTGCTGCCTCTCGTCCGGTATCACGCTCTGCGTTCCCCCCGAGAAATACCGGACGCAACCCCCGTCGCACGAGTTGCCGTGCCAGCGAAGCCCAGAATGCAGGGGCAGGGCGCTTGGCGGCTTCGCTGGCGCCTACGAAGAGCCCGATGCGGCCCGTGTCGCGACGGGGTTCGGCGGTGGGCCATGACGTGTTCTGCAAGAGGGTCGAAGGAACAAGGTCGAGGGCGTTCAGGTCGGCCCAGTGGAACCGGTTGTGGCGGTTGTTGTGCACCAGCGAGGCGCGGTACAGGTGCCAGTAGCCTTCGATGCGCGCCGCCCCGTCAGGACGGGTGACAGGCCCGAGATGCTGCGCCGCCTGTATGCCGGACGCGAGGGCGGCAGCCTCGGGCCGATGGCTAAGGTTGACGACGCGGTGGAACTGCCTTTTGCCGAGAACGTGGGCGGCTTCGGCCGGGAAGAGTGTGGCTTCGGGGCAGAGGGCGACCACGCCTTCGAAGAAATGACGCTCGGCCACGACCCATACGGGACGTTGCGGTTCGAGTGCCCGTAGCCAGCCGATGAGCGGAAAGGTCATGATGAGGTCGCCCATCCGCTGCATCTGGATGATGAGGGTCGGTTCCGTCGTCATGCCCCGTAACGCTCCCGCATATGGTGCGCCAGCACATTCAGACGGTGTTCATAGGTGTGTTCGGCAAGAATGCGCTTGCGCGCCATGCGAACAACGGTGGCGCGTGCTGCGGGGTCTTCCAGATAGCGTCGTGCCAGTGCCGTCGCTTCTTCCGGCGAGTGGTAGCAGATGATTTCCCGACCGGGGTCGAAAAGGTGCTCCATCTGTTCTCGCCAGTCCGTCAGCACGAAGGCGCCTGCGGCGGGGACGTCGAAGACGCGCTGGTTGACGGCCCCCTTCATCTGCTTGCTGGTGCAGTTGAAGTTGATGTCCGAGAGAGGATAGAACCGCGGAAGGTCCTCGTAGTAGTTGATTTCCTTGTGAAGCCGCCATGGTTCCGTGACATTGCGGAATTGTTGTCGCCAGCCCTTGTCTCCCACGATGAGCGGAGAAAAGGGGAGCATCGCAGCGACGCATTCCGTGCGATACTGTCGCGTGGCTTCCCATGTGACCATGGTTTCGTAGCACAGTCGGCGTTCATCTGAATCGAGCGCATCATAGGCGGCACGTAGCGAAGGGGCGAAGCGCGTCAGGAAGAGGGGGACCGACCGTTCATCACTCGCCCCGAAGGCCCGCGCCACGTCACGGTATCCTCGCAGAAGCATCGCGGGCAGCCTGCCCGCCTTCATGCGGTGGGCGACCTTGTAGACCATGCTGTTGCCCACGAACGAAACGCGGCTGCGCCACGGGTGGTCGTCCGGAAGTCGAACCGCAGAGGGGGTGAAACGAAGCGGGTCGGTTGCCAGAGGCAGGTAGACCACATGCTCGAAGCCGAGTGAGCGCAAAGACCCCACGTTGTCGGCGTCCCATGTGAAGATGGATGTCCACGGGCTGACTAGCCTGCGGTACATGTGCAGGATGAGGTGGGGGTTGTCGACGAACCATGAGGCGATGGGAAGGCGAAGTTTCTCGAGCAGGTCGATGAGCACACCCTCGCGGTCGACACCGAGATGGTTCAGGGTGAGCACGAAATCAGGCTTGAAATCGAGCACTTCACGCAGAAGGTCTTCGACGAAGGCCGTCTGGCCGTATTCGCCTTCCGGCATCTTGAGCAGCCGGTGGGGAAAATCCAGACGTTCGCAGGCGGAAACGAGTTCGCCGATGAGGAAATAGTGACTGGTGAGCAGCAGCACGCGCGGCTTCGTCTGGGAGAATTTGGCGTAGGTCGCCTTTCCCCAGAAATCGAAGCGTTCGCTTGCCGCCAGCCTGTCACGCAGTGAGGCGTAGAAGTCGCGGTCGAACCGCAGGTAGACCGGGTTCGGCAGAGGCATGAAGGGCGCGCCGCCGTGCGCAATCTGCCATGTGGTGAGGGTTCGCAGGGCAGCTTCGAGGTCGTGTTCCTCCACCCACAGGATGCGGTCGTCGCGGTGGCGGTCGCGTAGTCCAGAGGCCTCAAGGATGCCATGCCCCGCGTCCACCACTGCAATCGGGCCGGAGTGGCGCTGGAGCAGGGCTTCAAGGGCGTGGCCGAGTCCTGCCCCGAGCAGCACCGGCAGCGAGGCGTGAGGACTGTCGGCCCTGTCGTAGGGGGCGAGCGTCGTCAGTTCCCGTGAAGGACCGCCGGAACCGAGAAGCGGCAGTGTGCGTCCCCGGCATGTGATGGTCAGGTCGATGAGTCGCCCCGAGGCATCGAGGATGCGCTGTGGGCTGTCGGGTGTACCGGTCATGCTTTCTTCTTGATGATGGCAGGACTCGTCACGACGATGCTGCCGTCGGCCAGCGAGAACGAGACGTTGTTCATCTCGTGCTCGACTTCGAAAAACGCCTTGCCGATGGAGATTTCAACGCCGGGATAGACCGTGCCGGGAACCACGACCCGGCAGAGCGCGGCGCGGGCCTCATCTTCCGTGAGGGCGGCCCAGAGTGCTTCTCGTTGCCTGATGAGGCGGTTCAGTTTTTTCCGGGCGTTGTCGAGACGTTTGCCCGGGGCACTGTCAGAGCCGAGATTGCCTGCGATGCCTGCGATGTGCGTCAGACTGTCCTGCAATTCCCGGATGTGTTGCTCCAGCCTGTCGAGTTTACGCATCGTGAACGGGTCATACCCCATGTTGATGCGTGTCGCGGTGGGCGTGCCCTTGGGATTTCCCAGATGCGTCTCGACATAGACGAGGCCGTTGCAATGAACGGTGCCACCCTGCAACCTGTTCTTCACCACGAGGTTGGTGGCGGCGTAGACGAGGCTGTGCAGGCAGAACTTCTCGATGAGGATGTTGCCGTGCGCACGCAGTTCCATGCTTTCGGCGAAAGGCACACGCAGGGTGTCGCCCGCGTCGAGAAGCCCGCTGCCTCCGGACCCTCTCGCGCCGCCCTCTACCGCCAACGAACCTCGTGCACGGACGGTGGCGCCCTCGATGATGCCCTTGACGAGGATGTTGTTGCCTTGCACCTCGAATCCGGCCCTCACATCGCCATGTACGGCGATATCACTGACGAAGAAGATGTTCCCCGTGTGGAAGTCGACATCGCGCCGGACGTTGAGCATCCGTTTCACGGTGATGAGTCCGTCGTTGTAGAAGACGTAACCGTTGGCATCGGCAACGACCCGCAGGGGCGAGTCGGGGTCGACCTTGCAGTTGGGGCCCACTGGCAGCAAGGGTTCTTCGAAGATATGGTTTCTGTCGATGACCGGGTCGTCGGTGTCATCGATGGGGATGAATTCGGCGAGAACCTGCCCTTTGACGACGTTCTGCACGTAGCCGAGGTTGT
This window encodes:
- a CDS encoding glycosyltransferase family 9 protein, encoding MTTEPTLIIQMQRMGDLIMTFPLIGWLRALEPQRPVWVVAERHFFEGVVALCPEATLFPAEAAHVLGKRQFHRVVNLSHRPEAAALASGIQAAQHLGPVTRPDGAARIEGYWHLYRASLVHNNRHNRFHWADLNALDLVPSTLLQNTSWPTAEPRRDTGRIGLFVGASEAAKRPAPAFWASLARQLVRRGLRPVFLGGNAERDTGREAAALAGLSGSDLCGRFSLIELAAFFQTLDLVVTPDTGPMHLAAWAGTPTLNLSLGPVNGWETAPAPPGHLVLRSTTSCRGCWQCTRGEHLCHARFDPPRIAALVRALCGGSESQSALPRLPGLHLSRTSRDDSGLFDLTPLHEYPLTSRDLVSTFWHHWFHSRPRRIDPAHATLAWQELVLHSPQLATAFASAVARLGSTFSRRLRTGGALEATFWESAPPMLRPLTGFLHLYLQNNDFSPEAWAIALDMLADLASHLRS
- a CDS encoding flagellar hook assembly protein FlgD, yielding MGTSVNNILGQAENEFQSAVKKSGNADLGKDAFLQLLVTQLKHQDPLNPMDDKEFVAQLAQFTSLEQLMGINTGVTSMNEAFKQQQMMNAVSYIGKDVLASGDQISKIKDGVSKLYFSIDEPITQGVINIFNASNELVRSEFISAKQAGDYEYVWDGKDYQGNAMADGLYKVAMAAENDKGKAVLVSTEVSGHVIGVETINGTQYLRMQDGRSVQFMNVSVVVAPSTGSGSGSDSGSGGGSDSGSGSDSGSGSDSGSGSDSGSGT
- a CDS encoding FapA family protein, with the translated sequence MPYLLYHHFDPTFDHQNLKPGLAVGKGKVDHYNLGYVQNVVKGQVLAEFIPIDDTDDPVIDRNHIFEEPLLPVGPNCKVDPDSPLRVVADANGYVFYNDGLITVKRMLNVRRDVDFHTGNIFFVSDIAVHGDVRAGFEVQGNNILVKGIIEGATVRARGSLAVEGGARGSGGSGLLDAGDTLRVPFAESMELRAHGNILIEKFCLHSLVYAATNLVVKNRLQGGTVHCNGLVYVETHLGNPKGTPTATRINMGYDPFTMRKLDRLEQHIRELQDSLTHIAGIAGNLGSDSAPGKRLDNARKKLNRLIRQREALWAALTEDEARAALCRVVVPGTVYPGVEISIGKAFFEVEHEMNNVSFSLADGSIVVTSPAIIKKKA
- a CDS encoding flagellar hook protein FlgE, yielding MSLTASMWTGVSGLLAHGERMNVLGNNIANVNTVGFKGSRMDFEDFLNQDTYSAAGVTQVGRGVSIGAIFGDYSQGAFQTTNESTDLAIQGRGFFSVKPKGTEDTYYTRAGNFRFDADGYLVDPHGYVLQGWAIERSQNSLTSSAVTATSTTSKIKGSGVPVDIKLDGFTAEPQHTQNITLNVNLDSNPGNDKSSSTTNPYFSLFETWNGQNPLTGTQPALAQSAFAYQSTIKVYDEAGTAHTLTVYFDQVDPDSVTNEPNGRKQWEYIVTMDPAEDKRVIAGTAMNTTRAAGLLMTGTLTFDTTGQLVDQTAFTPFGQYTDTTPPWNEPTPNPGPPVTTPADLVNWQPTQMSSNGLPMMVANFSGLTDSSVVGSPTAQNFLMELDLGLRSTNATTPWTSTPNAAAIGTDASLLPGLTSSQRQPSATTSYAGSSSTQFQKQDGYTFGFLQNITVDRDGIMQGKYSNGVTLDLYQVTLVDFTSKQNLRREGGNLFSGTRDSGDPLPGPANSNGLGAISSNSLEQSNVDLAREFVEMITTQRGFQSNSKVITTTDTMLEVVVNMKR
- a CDS encoding CgeB family protein; its protein translation is MTGTPDSPQRILDASGRLIDLTITCRGRTLPLLGSGGPSRELTTLAPYDRADSPHASLPVLLGAGLGHALEALLQRHSGPIAVVDAGHGILEASGLRDRHRDDRILWVEEHDLEAALRTLTTWQIAHGGAPFMPLPNPVYLRFDRDFYASLRDRLAASERFDFWGKATYAKFSQTKPRVLLLTSHYFLIGELVSACERLDFPHRLLKMPEGEYGQTAFVEDLLREVLDFKPDFVLTLNHLGVDREGVLIDLLEKLRLPIASWFVDNPHLILHMYRRLVSPWTSIFTWDADNVGSLRSLGFEHVVYLPLATDPLRFTPSAVRLPDDHPWRSRVSFVGNSMVYKVAHRMKAGRLPAMLLRGYRDVARAFGASDERSVPLFLTRFAPSLRAAYDALDSDERRLCYETMVTWEATRQYRTECVAAMLPFSPLIVGDKGWRQQFRNVTEPWRLHKEINYYEDLPRFYPLSDINFNCTSKQMKGAVNQRVFDVPAAGAFVLTDWREQMEHLFDPGREIICYHSPEEATALARRYLEDPAARATVVRMARKRILAEHTYEHRLNVLAHHMRERYGA
- a CDS encoding flagellar hook-length control protein FliK, coding for MKILPFESRPDADALLGSSPQNERAREDMFSGVMRDMVNTVQTDSVRPASSRNSSTQDAHDSMSVGNVTASAEMTIEDVAALREELARRGVRQERLDELTRLASSGERMTLGKVLNALRGTSDGGAIGNADKLQLQSLFQKLGLDDKQSETLISELEAGNSVNVWNALRRKMRAAGGDGITLEASEADALARALGVSGNTLDALRKSFGGATGASLDANGLQQLFAGVEQELTRREQQDKKLEAALGESLNPILQRLRARQESADSANRLGSRNADHSEALMHDTFQRKTGGVPGPQDNPEEPQDGLSGKKDKGAHGKTYLEELLSRSSNRDADKTSRSSQGDAWDTMLRRIHVVDGNMQQNTATQAAKSEAAGLPAAPQQVLSQIEKGFLSSLQDGTRRMELRLDPAELGALSVVLTVRNGEVSAVIRPERTETAQLVNDHLHQLRQQLEQQGVKVERLEVQTQLSNNQNGSTWQGLDQHNQNREQQERSETIERMRRMAKLGGGEGVMAREMQFTGRTADSAAGLHIIA